From Acinetobacter suaedae, one genomic window encodes:
- a CDS encoding HlyD family secretion protein, producing MAEETKDNTEKQTQENPATNAETSPQSNNAIQTTEAPPPPPPTSKLIKTKRSTLWWMLLVLLVGITIILWAWKIGPFHTAIEQTDNSYIKGKTTILSSQINGYIKDVLVKDFDHVKRGQVLMHIDATTYDQKVTQAVSGVEQAQNSLANQTQAIAQRQADVVAAQAKLDQVKAQYDLSMAQLKRYQQLGNSGAASKSEQDKAAADAQNNLALLKQAQANILVAQEALKTAQVAEAGLKAQVNSAQAQLDQANTTKDYSTIVAPLDGQLGEVNPRVGQYVAAGSQLLYLIPQQTWVIANFKETRIANMKIGQKASFTVDAMKHQKFTGRVEQISPAAGSEFSVLKPDNATGNFTKVVQRIAVRIAIDPDQEGIENLRPGMSVVTSVDTDS from the coding sequence ATGGCAGAAGAAACCAAAGATAATACCGAAAAACAGACTCAGGAAAATCCAGCAACCAATGCTGAAACATCACCTCAGTCTAACAACGCTATACAAACTACTGAGGCGCCACCACCGCCTCCGCCAACAAGTAAGTTGATCAAAACCAAGCGTTCAACCTTATGGTGGATGCTGTTGGTTTTATTGGTAGGTATTACCATCATCTTATGGGCATGGAAAATTGGTCCCTTTCATACAGCGATTGAGCAGACAGACAACAGTTATATCAAAGGGAAAACCACGATATTGTCCTCACAAATCAATGGTTATATCAAAGATGTACTGGTCAAAGATTTTGATCATGTGAAACGAGGTCAAGTGTTGATGCATATCGATGCAACAACCTATGATCAAAAAGTTACTCAAGCGGTTTCAGGTGTAGAACAAGCTCAAAATAGCCTTGCCAATCAAACTCAAGCCATTGCACAACGCCAAGCCGATGTCGTGGCGGCACAAGCCAAGCTAGATCAGGTCAAAGCTCAATATGATTTATCCATGGCACAACTAAAACGTTATCAACAATTGGGCAATAGTGGTGCGGCATCCAAATCTGAGCAAGATAAGGCCGCAGCCGATGCACAAAACAATCTTGCGTTACTCAAACAAGCCCAAGCCAACATTCTAGTAGCACAAGAGGCTTTAAAAACAGCACAAGTGGCAGAAGCAGGTTTAAAAGCACAGGTCAACAGCGCGCAAGCACAACTGGATCAAGCCAATACCACCAAAGATTACAGCACTATAGTCGCGCCACTGGACGGTCAACTCGGTGAAGTGAATCCTCGTGTTGGTCAATATGTTGCCGCAGGTTCACAATTACTTTATTTGATTCCACAACAAACATGGGTGATCGCTAACTTTAAAGAAACACGGATTGCCAATATGAAAATAGGTCAGAAAGCTTCTTTCACTGTTGATGCCATGAAACATCAAAAATTTACAGGGCGTGTTGAACAAATCTCTCCTGCAGCTGGATCAGAATTCAGTGTATTGAAACCTGATAATGCAACAGGTAATTTCACAAAAGTGGTTCAACGAATTGCCGTTCGTATTGCAATTGATCCTGATCAAGAAGGTATCGAAAATTTACGTCCAGGTATGTCCGTGGTGACATCCGTGGATACCGATTCTTAA
- a CDS encoding 1-aminocyclopropane-1-carboxylate deaminase/D-cysteine desulfhydrase, with protein sequence MFDHIAFPTPYQTLDQPYPVQLTVKRLDLIHPQISGNKFFKLKYNLRAAHQQGYKQVLTFGGAYSNHIAATAYAAQCFGFQSIGIIRGEELASQILNSTLQTAQDFGMQLHFVSRAEYRLRHEAEYLQQLRQHFPQAFIIPEGGTNELAIQGTKEILSVEDRENYDVICCAVGTGGTIAGLIENSSDQQQVLGFSALKGDFLKSEIQQWTDKQNWSLTDAYCCGGYAKTTPKLLQFMQEFEQKYAIPLEQVYTAKMMMGLFDLMQQYHFPTDTRILAIHTGGLQGKLKTY encoded by the coding sequence ATGTTTGATCACATTGCTTTTCCTACACCCTATCAAACATTGGACCAGCCTTATCCAGTTCAACTGACGGTAAAACGACTTGACCTGATTCATCCTCAAATTTCAGGCAATAAATTTTTTAAACTGAAATACAACTTACGTGCAGCCCATCAACAAGGCTATAAGCAAGTGCTCACTTTTGGTGGAGCTTACTCCAATCATATCGCAGCAACGGCGTATGCGGCCCAATGTTTTGGCTTTCAAAGTATAGGCATAATTCGAGGTGAAGAACTCGCGTCTCAAATATTAAATTCAACGCTACAAACAGCACAAGATTTTGGTATGCAACTGCATTTTGTTAGTCGAGCTGAATATCGCCTACGCCATGAAGCTGAGTATTTACAACAATTAAGACAACATTTTCCACAGGCTTTTATCATCCCTGAAGGTGGCACCAATGAGCTTGCAATACAAGGGACAAAAGAAATATTGTCTGTGGAGGATCGAGAAAATTATGATGTCATTTGTTGTGCTGTAGGGACTGGTGGCACAATCGCAGGACTGATTGAAAACAGTTCAGATCAGCAACAGGTTTTAGGATTTTCTGCACTCAAAGGTGATTTCCTCAAATCAGAAATTCAACAATGGACGGATAAGCAAAATTGGTCTTTAACCGATGCTTATTGTTGTGGTGGCTATGCCAAAACCACACCTAAATTGCTGCAATTTATGCAGGAGTTTGAGCAGAAATATGCAATCCCTTTAGAGCAGGTCTATACTGCTAAAATGATGATGGGATTGTTTGATTTAATGCAGCAATATCATTTTCCTACTGATACCCGTATTTTGGCGATTCATACTGGCGGACTACAAGGAAAACTGAAAACATATTAA